Proteins from one Nicotiana tabacum cultivar K326 chromosome 23, ASM71507v2, whole genome shotgun sequence genomic window:
- the LOC107800134 gene encoding putative trehalase isoform X1: MYKSTFFVIFTLFMSFTALNMIKAETCTSIEKTHVIPTTPLVIFLEKVQEAALQSYGHKGFDPKLYVDMPLKHNLSITVEAFNKLPRSVNGSIPAHDLDVFLGKYLNGADEDLVYVEPVDYVAEPEGFLPEVKNSEVRAWALEVHSLWKNLSRKVSDKVLEKPEMYTLLPLKNPVIIPGSRFREVYYWDSYWVIRGLLASKMYETAKGIVTNLVSLIDQFGYVLNGARAYYSNRRQPPVLAAMIVEIYNRTGDLDLVRRCLPALLKEYHFWNSGIHKVTIQDAQGSNHSLSRYYAMWNKPRPESSTIDRETASKLSNICEKRQLYRELASAAESGWDFSSRWMRNESDLTTTSTTSILPVDLNAFLLKMEHDIAFLANVIGESSTVARFTEASQNRQKAMNRILWNTEMGQWLDYWLGNSNTSEDIYKWEDIHQNKKSFASNFVPLWTELLNSDDITTQKVVQSLKSSGLLQPAGIAVTFSNTGQQWDFPNGWPPLQHIIIEGLSRSGLEESRALAEDIAVRWIRTNYVAYKKTGAMHEKYDVTKCGAYGGGGEYVPQTGFGWANGVVLALLEEFGWPEDLKIDCY, encoded by the exons ATGTATAAATCcacattttttgtgatttttactttATTCATGTCATTCACAGCCCTGAATATGATTAAAGCTGAAACATGTACATCCATTGAAAAGACCCATGTAATTCCCACAACCCCTTtagttatttttcttgaaaaagttCAAGAAGCTGCTCTTCAATCCTATGGCCACAAAGGGTTTGATCCAAAACTGTATGTTGATATGCCACTGAAACACAACCTTTCAATAACAGTTGAAGCTTTTAATAAACTTCCAAGATCTGTGAATGGTTCAATTCCAGCACATGATTTGGATGTGTTTTTAGGCAAATATTTGAATGGTGCAGATGAGGATTTGGTTTATGTTGAGCCAGTGGATTATGTAGCTGAGCCTGAAGGTTTTTTGCCAGAAGTGAAGAATTCTGAAGTGAGGGCTTGGGCATTGGAGGTGCATTCACTTTGGAAGAATTTAAGCAGGAAAGTTTCTGATAAAGTATTGGAAAAACCAGAGATGTATACTTTGCTTCCATTGAAAAATCCAGTTATTATACCAGGATCACGTTTCAGAGAGGTTTATTACTGGGATTCTTATTGGGTAATAAG GGGTTTGTTAGCAAGCAAGATGTATGAAACTGCAAAAGGGATTGTGACTAATCTGGTTTCTCTGATAGATCAATTTGGTTATGTTCTTAATGGTGCAAGAGCATACTACAGCAACAGAAGGCAA CCTCCTGTCCTGGCTGCGATGATTGTTGAAATATACAATCGAACAGGTGATTTAGATTTGGTTAGAAGATGTCTTCCTGCTTTGCTTAAGGAGTATCACTTTTGGAATTCAG GAATACATAAAGTGACTATTCAAGATGCTCAGGGATCAAACCACAGCTTGAGTCGGTACTATGCTATGTGGAATAAACCCCGGCCAGAATCATCAACTATT GACAGGGAAACTGCTTCCAAACTCTCAAATATCTGTGAAAAAAGACAATTATACCGTGAGCTGGCATCAGCTGCTGAAAGTGGATGGGATTTCAGTTCAAGATGGATGAG GAATGAATCTGATCTCACAACAACTAGTACAACATCAATTTTACCAGTTGATCTGAATGCATTTCTTCTGAAG ATGGAACATGACATAGCCTTTCTAGCAAATGTTATTGGAGAAAGTAGCACGGTTGCACGTTTTACAGAAGCTtctcaaaatagacaaaaagCCATGAACCGTATTTTATGGAACACAGAGATGGGACAATGGCTTGATTACTGGCTTGGCAACAGCAACACATCCGAG GATATTTATAAATGGGAAGATATACACCAGAACAAGAAGTCATTTGCTTCTAACTTTGTTCCATTGTGGACTGAATTACTTAACTCAG ACGATATCACAACTCAAAAAGTTGTTCAAAGTCTCAAGAGCTCGGGCTTGCTTCAACCTGCAGGGATTGCAGTGACCTTTTCTAATACTGGACAGCAGTG GGATTTTCCGAATGGTTGGCCTCCTCTTCAACACATAATCATTGAAGGTCTCTCAAGGTCCGGACTGGAAGAGTCAAGAGCCTTAGCTGAAGACATTGCTGTGCGATGGATAAGAACGAACTATGTGGCTTACAAGAAAACCGgtgcaatgcatgaaaaatatgatGTCACAAAATGTGGAGCATATGGAGGCGGTGGTGAATATGTACCCCAA ACGGGTTTTGGCTGGGCGAATGGTGTTGTACTGGCGCTTTTGGAGGAATTTGGCTGGCCTGAAGACTTGAAGATTGACTGCTATTGA
- the LOC107800135 gene encoding putative trehalase isoform X1, translating into MAIIVMIFTLFILSLTAMNMIKSETCTSTNKGPVIPTTPLVIFLEKVQEAALQSYGYKGFDAKLYVDMSLKQNLSATVEAFNKLPRTVNGSIPTHDLDVFIGKYLNGADEDLVYVEPVDFVAEPEVFLPKVKNSEVRAWALEVHSLWKNLSRKVSDHVLENPELYTLIPLKNPVIIAGSRYREVYYWDSYWIIRGLLASKMYETAKGIVSNLVSLIDQFGYVLNGARAYYSNRSQPPLLAAMIVEIYNRTGDLDLVRRSLPALLKEYHFWNSGIHKVTIQDAQGSNHSLSRYYAMWNEPRPESSTIDSKTASKLPNICEKRQFYRELASAAESGWDFSSRWMRNEPDLTTTSTTSILPVDLNAFLLKMELDVAFLANLVGDTSIVARFTEASQNRQRAINCIFWNAEMGQWLDYWLGNSYTSEDIYKWEDIHQNKKSFASNFVPLWIELFNSDDITTRKVVQSLENSGLLQPAGIAGTLSNTGQQWDFPNGWPPIQHMIIEGLARSGLEEARALAKDIVIRWIRTNYVAYKKTGAMYEKYDVTKCGAYGGGGVYVAQTGFGWANGVVLALLEEFGWPEDLKIDTTEQAE; encoded by the exons ATGGCCATAATTGTTATGATTTTCACTCTGTTTATATTATCATTAACAGCAATGAATATGATTAAATCTGAAACATGTACATCTACTAACAAGGGACCTGTAATTCCAACAACCCCTTtagttatttttcttgaaaaagttCAAGAAGCTGCTCTTCAATCCTATGGCTACAAAGGGTTTGATGCAAAACTATATGTTGACATGTCACTTAAACAGAATCTTTCAGCAACAGTTGAAGCTTTTAATAAGCTTCCAAGAACTGTGAATGGTTCAATTCCAACACATGATTTGGATGTGTTTATAGGCAAATATTTGAATGGTGCAGATGAGGATTTGGTTTATGTTGAGCCAGTGGATTTTGTTGCTGAGCCTGAAGTTTTTTTGCCAAAGGTGAAGAATTCTGAAGTGAGGGCTTGGGCATTGGAAGTGCATTCACTTTGGAAGAATTTAAGTAGGAAAGTTTCTGATCATGTATTGGAAAATCCAGAGTTGTATACTTTAATTCCATTGAAAAATCCAGTTATTATAGCAGGATCGCGTTACAGAGAGGTTTATTACTGGGATTCTTACTGGATAATAAG GGGCTTGTTAGCAAGCAAGATGTATGAAACTGCAAAAGGGATTGTGAGTAATCTGGTTTCTCTGATAGATCAATTCGGTTATGTTCTTAATGGTGCACGAGCATACTACAGTAATAGAAG TCAGCCTCCTCTCCTGGCTGCAATGATTGTTGAAATATACAACCGGACAGGCGATTTGGACTTGGTTAGAAGATCTCTTCCTGCTTTGCTCAAAGAGTATCATTTTTGGAATTCAG GAATCCATAAAGTGACTATTCAAGATGCTCAGGGATCGAACCATAGTTTGAGTCGATACTATGCTATGTGGAATGAACCCCGGCCAGAATCATCAACTATT GACAGTAAAACAGCTTCCAAACTCCCAAATATCTGTGAGAAAAGACAATTTTACCGTGAGTTGGCGTCAGCTGCTGAAAGTGGATGGGATTTCAGTTCAAGATGGATGAG GAATGAACCTGATCTCACAACAACTAGTACAACATCAATTCTACCAGTTGATCTGAATGCATTCCTTCTGAAG ATGGAACTTGACGTAGCCTTTTTAGCAAATCTTGTTGGAGATACTAGCATCGTTGCACGATTTACAGAAGCTTCTCAAAATAGACAAAGGGCCATCAACTGTATCTTTTGGAACGCGGAGATGGGGCAATGGCTTGATTACTGGCTTGGCAATAGTTACACATCCGAG GATATTTATAAATGGGAAGATATACACCAGAACAAGAAGTCATTTGCCTCTAACTTTGTTCCTTTGTGGATTGAATTATTCAATTCAG ATGATATCACAACTCGAAAAGTTGTTCAAAGTCTCGAGAACTCGGGCCTGCTTCAACCTGCAGGGATTGCAGGGACCTTGTCTAATACTGGACAACAATG GGATTTTCCAAATGGTTGGCCCCCCATTCAACACATGATCATTGAAGGTCTCGCGAGGTCTGGGCTAGAAGAGGCAAGAGCCTTAGCTAAAGACATTGTTATCCGATGGATAAGAACGAACTATGTAGCTTACAAGAAAACCGGAGCAATGTATGAAAAATATGATGTGACAAAATGTGGAGCATACGGAGGTGGTGGTGTATATGTAGCCCAA ACAGGTTTTGGATGGGCGAATGGCGTTGTACTGGCACTTCTGGAGGAATTTGGATGGCCTGAAGACTTGAAGATTGATACTACTGAGCAGGCAGAGTAA
- the LOC107800134 gene encoding putative trehalase isoform X2, which produces MYKSTFFVIFTLFMSFTALNMIKAETCTSIEKTHVIPTTPLVIFLEKVQEAALQSYGHKGFDPKLYVDMPLKHNLSITVEAFNKLPRSVNGSIPAHDLDVFLGKYLNGADEDLVYVEPVDYVAEPEGFLPEVKNSEVRAWALEVHSLWKNLSRKVSDKVLEKPEMYTLLPLKNPVIIPGSRFREVYYWDSYWVIRGLLASKMYETAKGIVTNLVSLIDQFGYVLNGARAYYSNRSQPPVLAAMIVEIYNRTGDLDLVRRCLPALLKEYHFWNSGIHKVTIQDAQGSNHSLSRYYAMWNKPRPESSTIDRETASKLSNICEKRQLYRELASAAESGWDFSSRWMRNESDLTTTSTTSILPVDLNAFLLKMEHDIAFLANVIGESSTVARFTEASQNRQKAMNRILWNTEMGQWLDYWLGNSNTSEDIYKWEDIHQNKKSFASNFVPLWTELLNSDDITTQKVVQSLKSSGLLQPAGIAVTFSNTGQQWDFPNGWPPLQHIIIEGLSRSGLEESRALAEDIAVRWIRTNYVAYKKTGAMHEKYDVTKCGAYGGGGEYVPQTGFGWANGVVLALLEEFGWPEDLKIDCY; this is translated from the exons ATGTATAAATCcacattttttgtgatttttactttATTCATGTCATTCACAGCCCTGAATATGATTAAAGCTGAAACATGTACATCCATTGAAAAGACCCATGTAATTCCCACAACCCCTTtagttatttttcttgaaaaagttCAAGAAGCTGCTCTTCAATCCTATGGCCACAAAGGGTTTGATCCAAAACTGTATGTTGATATGCCACTGAAACACAACCTTTCAATAACAGTTGAAGCTTTTAATAAACTTCCAAGATCTGTGAATGGTTCAATTCCAGCACATGATTTGGATGTGTTTTTAGGCAAATATTTGAATGGTGCAGATGAGGATTTGGTTTATGTTGAGCCAGTGGATTATGTAGCTGAGCCTGAAGGTTTTTTGCCAGAAGTGAAGAATTCTGAAGTGAGGGCTTGGGCATTGGAGGTGCATTCACTTTGGAAGAATTTAAGCAGGAAAGTTTCTGATAAAGTATTGGAAAAACCAGAGATGTATACTTTGCTTCCATTGAAAAATCCAGTTATTATACCAGGATCACGTTTCAGAGAGGTTTATTACTGGGATTCTTATTGGGTAATAAG GGGTTTGTTAGCAAGCAAGATGTATGAAACTGCAAAAGGGATTGTGACTAATCTGGTTTCTCTGATAGATCAATTTGGTTATGTTCTTAATGGTGCAAGAGCATACTACAGCAACAGAAG TCAGCCTCCTGTCCTGGCTGCGATGATTGTTGAAATATACAATCGAACAGGTGATTTAGATTTGGTTAGAAGATGTCTTCCTGCTTTGCTTAAGGAGTATCACTTTTGGAATTCAG GAATACATAAAGTGACTATTCAAGATGCTCAGGGATCAAACCACAGCTTGAGTCGGTACTATGCTATGTGGAATAAACCCCGGCCAGAATCATCAACTATT GACAGGGAAACTGCTTCCAAACTCTCAAATATCTGTGAAAAAAGACAATTATACCGTGAGCTGGCATCAGCTGCTGAAAGTGGATGGGATTTCAGTTCAAGATGGATGAG GAATGAATCTGATCTCACAACAACTAGTACAACATCAATTTTACCAGTTGATCTGAATGCATTTCTTCTGAAG ATGGAACATGACATAGCCTTTCTAGCAAATGTTATTGGAGAAAGTAGCACGGTTGCACGTTTTACAGAAGCTtctcaaaatagacaaaaagCCATGAACCGTATTTTATGGAACACAGAGATGGGACAATGGCTTGATTACTGGCTTGGCAACAGCAACACATCCGAG GATATTTATAAATGGGAAGATATACACCAGAACAAGAAGTCATTTGCTTCTAACTTTGTTCCATTGTGGACTGAATTACTTAACTCAG ACGATATCACAACTCAAAAAGTTGTTCAAAGTCTCAAGAGCTCGGGCTTGCTTCAACCTGCAGGGATTGCAGTGACCTTTTCTAATACTGGACAGCAGTG GGATTTTCCGAATGGTTGGCCTCCTCTTCAACACATAATCATTGAAGGTCTCTCAAGGTCCGGACTGGAAGAGTCAAGAGCCTTAGCTGAAGACATTGCTGTGCGATGGATAAGAACGAACTATGTGGCTTACAAGAAAACCGgtgcaatgcatgaaaaatatgatGTCACAAAATGTGGAGCATATGGAGGCGGTGGTGAATATGTACCCCAA ACGGGTTTTGGCTGGGCGAATGGTGTTGTACTGGCGCTTTTGGAGGAATTTGGCTGGCCTGAAGACTTGAAGATTGACTGCTATTGA
- the LOC107800135 gene encoding probable trehalase precursor (The RefSeq protein has 5 substitutions, 1 frameshift compared to this genomic sequence) has product MIFTLFILSLTAMNMIKSETCTSTNKGPVIPTTPLVIFLEKVQEAALQSYGYKGFDAKLYVDMSLKQNLSATVEAFNKLPRTVNGSIPTHDLDVFIGKYLNGADEDLVYVEPVDFVAEPEVFLPKVKNSEVRAWALEVHSLWKNLSRKVSDHVLENPELYTLIPLKNPVIIAGSRYREVYYWDSYWIIRGLLASKMYETAKGIVSNLVSLIDQFGYVLNGARAYYSNRSQPPLLAAMIVEIYNRTGDLDLVRRSLPALLKEYHFWNSGIHKVTIQDAQGSNHSLSRYYAMWNEPRPESSTIDSKTASKLPNICEKRQFYRELASAAESGWDFSSRWMRNEPDLTTTSTTSILPVDLNAFLLKMELDVAFLANLVGDTSIVARFTEASQNRQRAINCIFWNAEMGQWLDYWLGNSYTSEDIYKWEDIHQNKKSFASNFVPLWIELFNSDDITTRKVVQSLENSGLLQPAGIAGTLSNTGQQWDFPNGWPPVQHMIIEGLARSGLEEARALANDIVIRWIRTNYVAYKKTGAMYEKYDVTKCGAYGDGGVYAAQTGFGWANGVVLALLEEFGWPEDLKIDCY; this is encoded by the exons ATGATTTTCACTCTGTTTATATTATCATTAACAGCAATGAATATGATTAAATCTGAAACATGTACATCTACTAACAAGGGACCTGTAATTCCAACAACCCCTTtagttatttttcttgaaaaagttCAAGAAGCTGCTCTTCAATCCTATGGCTACAAAGGGTTTGATGCAAAACTATATGTTGACATGTCACTTAAACAGAATCTTTCAGCAACAGTTGAAGCTTTTAATAAGCTTCCAAGAACTGTGAATGGTTCAATTCCAACACATGATTTGGATGTGTTTATAGGCAAATATTTGAATGGTGCAGATGAGGATTTGGTTTATGTTGAGCCAGTGGATTTTGTTGCTGAGCCTGAAGTTTTTTTGCCAAAGGTGAAGAATTCTGAAGTGAGGGCTTGGGCATTGGAAGTGCATTCACTTTGGAAGAATTTAAGTAGGAAAGTTTCTGATCATGTATTGGAAAATCCAGAGTTGTATACTTTAATTCCATTGAAAAATCCAGTTATTATAGCAGGATCGCGTTACAGAGAGGTTTATTACTGGGATTCTTACTGGATAATAAG GGGCTTGTTAGCAAGCAAGATGTATGAAACTGCAAAAGGGATTGTGAGTAATCTGGTTTCTCTGATAGATCAATTCGGTTATGTTCTTAATGGTGCACGAGCATACTACAGTAATAGAAG TCAGCCTCCTCTCCTGGCTGCAATGATTGTTGAAATATACAACCGGACAGGCGATTTGGACTTGGTTAGAAGATCTCTTCCTGCTTTGCTCAAAGAGTATCATTTTTGGAATTCAG GAATCCATAAAGTGACTATTCAAGATGCTCAGGGATCGAACCATAGTTTGAGTCGATACTATGCTATGTGGAATGAACCCCGGCCAGAATCATCAACTATT GACAGTAAAACAGCTTCCAAACTCCCAAATATCTGTGAGAAAAGACAATTTTACCGTGAGTTGGCGTCAGCTGCTGAAAGTGGATGGGATTTCAGTTCAAGATGGATGAG GAATGAACCTGATCTCACAACAACTAGTACAACATCAATTCTACCAGTTGATCTGAATGCATTCCTTCTGAAG ATGGAACTTGACGTAGCCTTTTTAGCAAATCTTGTTGGAGATACTAGCATCGTTGCACGATTTACAGAAGCTTCTCAAAATAGACAAAGGGCCATCAACTGTATCTTTTGGAACGCGGAGATGGGGCAATGGCTTGATTACTGGCTTGGCAATAGTTACACATCCGAG GATATTTATAAATGGGAAGATATACACCAGAACAAGAAGTCATTTGCCTCTAACTTTGTTCCTTTGTGGATTGAATTATTCAATTCAG ATGATATCACAACTCGAAAAGTTGTTCAAAGTCTCGAGAACTCGGGCCTGCTTCAACCTGCAGGGATTGCAGGGACCTTGTCTAATACTGGACAACAATG GGATTTTCCAAATGGTTGGCCCCCCATTCAACACATGATCATTGAAGGTCTCGCGAGGTCTGGGCTAGAAGAGGCAAGAGCCTTAGCTAAAGACATTGTTATCCGATGGATAAGAACGAACTATGTAGCTTACAAGAAAACCGGAGCAATGTATGAAAAATATGATGTGACAAAATGTGGAGCATACGGAGGTGGTGGTGTATATGTAGCCCAA ACAGGTTTTGGATGGGCGAATGGCGTTGTACTGGCACTTCTGGAGGAATTTGGATGGCCTGAAGACTTGAAGATT TACTACTGA